The proteins below come from a single Mangifera indica cultivar Alphonso chromosome 16, CATAS_Mindica_2.1, whole genome shotgun sequence genomic window:
- the LOC123198873 gene encoding NAD(P)H-quinone oxidoreductase subunit O, chloroplastic, with protein sequence MAFSSTVSLSQSSFSCLTQFLPASRKTPLRFSSLRPIKAAAEPPKETPPQPAAENKDAASGSTDVQPATQAPKRPKRPVYSMKKGQIVRVDKEKYLNSINYLSVGHPPFYKGLDYIYEDRGEILDLRIFETGEHALVAWVGIPTAPAWLPTYMLIESDKLDYERL encoded by the exons ATGGCGTTCTCTTCCACAGTTTCACTTTCACAAAGCTCATTCTCATGCCTCACTCAATTCCTACCAGCCTCTAGAAAAACCCCCCTTCGTTTTTCATCCCTTAGACCTATAAAAGCTGCTGCTGAGCCCCCGAAAGAGACGCCACCGCAGCCCGCAGCTGAAAACAAAGACGCTGCCTCTGGTTCCACTGATGTTCAGCCTGCCACGCAGGCTCCGAAGCGCCCCAAGAGGCCCGTTTATTCGA TGAAGAAAGGCCAAATTGTGAGAGTGGATAAAGAGAAGTATCTTAACAGTATAAAT TACTTATCCGTGGGGCATCCACCTTTCTACAAGGGTTTGGACTACATTTATGAAGATCGTGGCGAG ATTCTGGATTTGCGCATTTTTGAGACTGGAGAGCATGCACTT GTTGCGTGGGTCGGAATTCCTACTGCACCTGCTTGGCTCCCCACATACATGCTTATTGAA TCGGATAAGCTCGATTATGAGAGACTGTGA